CCCTTCTACCAGGCGTCCAGGAACAACCCCCTCGACGTCGACCAGCGGCGCCGCTTCGGCTACACCGGCGGCGAGCTGACCGCGTACGAGGACGAGCACCTCTCCGATCCGGACGAGGCCGAGCAGACCAGCAAGCTGCTCCAGGCGGAGATCGAGCGGCCCCGTGTCGGACCGATGCGTGACATCGTCGCGACGATCCAGCCGGAACAGGACGAGATCGTCCGCAGCGGGCTCGGCGGGACCGTCTGTGTCCAGGGAGGCCCCGGCACGGGGAAGACGGCGGTGGGCCTGCACCGTGTCGCCTACCTGCTCTACGCGCACCGGGAGCGGCTCGCCCGCACCGGCACCCTCGTCATCGGGCCGAACCGGTCCTTCCTCCACTACATCGAGCAGGTGCTGCCCGCCCTGGGCGAACTGGAGGTGAAGCAGGCCACCGTCGAGGACCTGGTGGCCGGACGCGCCGAGGTCCGGGGTACGGACGAGGCGCCGGCCGCGGTGGTGAAGGGCGACGCCCGGATGGCCGAGGTGCTGAGGCGGGCGATCCGTTCCCATGTCACCCCGCCCGCCGAACCGGTCGTGGTGGTGCGCGGCTCCCGCCGCTGGCGGGTACCGGCGTACGAGATCGAGGAGATGGTCACCGAGCTGCTGGCCCGTGACATGCGCTACGGCGCCGCCCATGAGGCGCTGCCGCAGCGGATCGCGCACGCCGTCCTCGTACGGATGGAGGAGGCGGGCGAAGCACCTGACGACCGGGTGCAGAACGCGGTGGCCCGCAATCCCGCGGTGAAGGCGGCCGTCAAGGCGATCTGGCCGGCGGTGGACCCGGCGAAGCTGGTGCTGCGGCTGCTGACGGACGCGGATTTCCTCGCCACGCACGCGGACGGCCTCCTCACCGAGGAGGAGCGGAAGCACATCCTGATGGTGAAGCCCGCCCGCAGCGTGAAGTCGGCGAGGTGGACGGCGGCGGACGCGGTGCTGATCGACGAGGCGTCCGACCTGGTGGCGCGGACGCACTCGCTGGGCCACGTCGTGGTCGACGAGGCGCAGGACCTGTCACCGATGCAGTACCGCGCGGTGGGGCGCCGCTGTTCCACCGGCTCGGCGACCGTGCTGGGCGACCTGGCGCAGGGGACGACCCCTTGGTCGACGCGGAGCTGGGAGCAGGCGTTGTTCCACCTCGGCAAGCAGGACGCGGTGGTGGAGGAGCTGACGGCCGGTTTCCGTGTGCCCCGCGAGGTGATCGCGTACGCCTCCCGGCTGCTGCCGGCGATCGCCCCCGGGCTCGCACCGGTGGAGTCGGTGCGTGAGGCCCCCGGCTCGCTGACCGTGCGCGCGGTGACCGGTGTGGTACCGGACGGGGACGAGGGCGGGGCCGGTGGCAGCGGCGGGCTGGACGCGGCCGTCGTCGCGGCGTGCGAGGAGTCGCTGGGCCACGAGGGGTCGATCGGACTGATCGCGGCGGACGCCCGTGTCCCCGCCCTGGCCGCCGCCCTCACGGCGGCCGGGCACCACTACCTCTCGCCCGGCGAGGAGACGTCCGCCCGTTCCCGGCTGACGCTGGTGCCGGCGTCGCTGGCCAAGGGGCTGGAGTACGACTACGTGGTGCTGGACGAACCGGCCGCCGTGGTGGGCGGCGAACCCGACGAGCGCACCGGCCTGCGCCGGCTGTATGTGGCCCTGACCCGTGCGGTGTCCGGCCTCACCGTGCTGCACGCCGCCCCGCTGCCGGCGCAGCTGGTGTGACGGACGGGGCGGACGGAGCGGGCCGGGCAAAGGTCCGGCGGGCCGGGCGGACCGGGCAAAGGTGCGGCGGGCCGGGCGGACCGGGCAAAGGTGCGGCGGGCCGGGCGGACCGGGCAAAGGTGCGGCGGGCCGGGCCGGGCGGGGCCGGCGGCGGCCGGTCCCGCCCCGTACCGGCCCGCCCGTCCCGGCCCGTACCCGCTCCGTCCTGCCCGTCGCCGGGCGCGGCGGGCGCGGCGGGCGCGTCAGGCGTCGAGCGTCGCGCGCCACTCCCGTACCGCCGCCACGTCCACCGGTCCCGACCAGCCGTCGGGCCGGGCGGCTCCGCCGATGTGGAAGGCGTCGATGCCGGCCGCCAGCAGGCGGGGCAGATGGTCCAGGCGCAGACCGCCGCCCACCATGATCCGCGGTTCGTAACCGGGCAGGCCCGCGCGGGCCGCCTCGGCCAGCAGGGTCGGGATGCCGTCGTCCACACCGGTGGCCGCCCCCGCCGTGAGGTAGGTGTCCAGGCCCGGTACGTCGGCGAGATGGGTGCGCAGGGCGTCCCGGTCCACGGCGCGGTCGATCGCCCGGTGGAAGGTCCAGCGGCAGCCGTCGAGTTCCGCGACGAGCCGTTCGACGGCCACCAGGTCGGCGTGGCCGTCCCGGTCCAGGAAACCGAGGACGAACTCGTGTGCCCCCTCGGCCCGGATCTCCCGTGCCTTCTCGACCAGTACATCGATGTCACCGGCCGCGAATCCGTCCGCCGCCCTGAGCATGACCCGCATGGGGATGTCCACGGCGGACCGGATCTCCGCGACGGTCTTCGGGGAGGGCGTCAGACCGTCGGCGGCCATGTCGGTGACCACTTCCAGGCGGTCCGCACCTCCCTCCTGGGCCGCGACCGCGTCCTCCGCGTCGAGTGCGATCACCTCCAGGAGTGCACGGTTGCTCATGGGTTTCCCATTCTTCGGAGCGGCAATAGGTCTAGTCCATTGACCAGCCTACGGGGCGGCCACCCCGGGGCGCAGCCTCCCGCCCGATCGCATACCGCCGTTTCCGCCGCGCCGGGCACCCGTACCCGCACGGAAGCGGGAGGCCGCCGGTGCGCCACTCGTACGGTGGACGCACCGGCGGCCTCCCGCCGGGTGCCGGGCCCTCGTCAGGGCTGGATCGGCATGGACCAGCAGTTGGAGCCGGCCGCCTTGCCCGAGAGCCGGTCGGTCATCCAGGAGATGGCACTGCCCTGGTCGGTGAGCATCGGGGTGAGGTGGTTGGTGAGGATCTTGTCGCCGAGGTTGGGCAGGATGACCGGTTCGTAGGTGACGGCCGCGCCCTTGCGGCACCAGTCCACCGCCAGACGGCGCGCCTGCTCGTGCCCCACGATGTCGTCCTGGATACCGGTGGCCAGGCGCACCGGGCCGGTCGGCTTGAGGTCGCCCAGGCGCTGGGCGGCGAGCACGGCCCGGAGCTTCGGTTCGGCCGCGATGATGTCGGCGAGCGGCTTGCCGTTCGCGGTCCACTTCTTGCTGTTGGTGAAGCCGTAGCCGAGGATCGCGTCACCCACGCACATGGTGGCGGTGTCCGCGAGGGCGGCCTTGCCGGCGGCGTTGGTGTTCGCCTCGACGATCGGCTTCAGCGACGGGTCGGCCTGCGCGAAGCCGTTGATCGACCAGCCGAGCGCGCCCGCCAGGGCACTGCCGTCGATGCCCTTCATGACCTCCGTCAGGTCGGCCGGCGGGGCGCCCGCGTAGGTGCCGGCCAGTTCGACGTCGGGGGCGTAGAGGGGCTGGAGTTCGGCGGCCGCGGCGCTGGCGCCCCCGCCCTGGCTGTAGCCGTACAGACCGACGCGCGAGGCGGCGGTGAGCGATGTCCCCGGAAGACCCCGTGCGGCGCGGACCGCGTCCAGCAGGGCATGGCCCTCGTCGACGCGGTTGACGTAGGTGTGGAGCCGGTCGGTGGTGCCGAGGCCGGCGTAGTCGGTGACGACGACGGCGGCACCCGCGGCCAGGAAGCGGTAGGCCGCCAGGTTGTCGTAGCCGATCGACAGCGTGCCCTCGCCGATGGTCAGGGGGTGCTGGAGGGCGAGCGACGGCGCGCACTGGTCGCCCTGGCCCATGGTTCCCGAGGCCAGCGCCACCAGAGGACGGGGGCCGGAGCCCTTCCACGCGGCGGAGGGCTCGATGTAGGCGCCGGTGACGGCGACCGGCTGCCCGGCGGAGTCCGTCGACTTGTACATCAGCCGCGTGGCCGTCCCCGGCAGCGGGCGGCCGTCGAGGCCGGGCAGGCTCAGGCCGAGCGGCAGCGGCTCGGTACGGACGAGGGCCCCGTCGGCGGCGGGCAGTCCGGCGGGCGGGGTGTAGAAGGCGGGGATGGTCACGCCCCTGGACACCACGGACTGCGTACCGCCCGTTTCGGTGGCGGCCGATGCGGCGGGTACGGCGTAGGCACCCAGGCAGGCCGCGGCCGCGACGGCGGCCACCGCCAGGCGGCCGGTGCCCCGGCGGCGGCGGAGGCCGGAACGGTCAGGGTGGGGGGTGCTCGTGTTCGAGCTGGAACGGGTGATCTCGATGGGACCCACGGCTCACTCCTCGCTCTGCTCGGATGGAGGTGAGCGCAAGCTAGCACCGGAGGGTTACCCATGGTAACTCACCGGTAAGTTACGCTTCGGTAACGCACCCGGCGGCCGCTCACGGCCCGGGGCTTGAGGCCGTGGGGCCGTCAGGTCGTGGGGCTGTCGGGCCGTGGGGCCTTGGGCTGGGGGCCTTGGCTTGTGGGCTGGGAGCCTTGGGCTGTGGGCCTGTCAGGCCGTGGAGTTGTCGGGCCGACAGGCCGTCAGGCCGCCACGAAGCGCACCGGGGTCCCCGGGACCGCCTGGGCGGCCGCCGGGAGGGCGGACGCGGCTACCACCCCGACGACCGGATAACCGCCGGTCGTCGGATGGTCGTTGAGGAACACCACGGGACGCCCGTCCGGCGGCACCTGCACGGCTCCCAGCACCATGCCCTCGCTGGGCAGTTCACCGCTCCGGGAACGCTCCAGGGGCGGTCCCTCGGTACGCAGCCCGATCCGGTTGCTCTGCGCGGAGACCCGGTACACGGCGGTGGTGAGCGTGTGCAGCGCGGCCGGTGTGAACCAGGCGTGGCGCGGCCCCGGCCACAGCGGCAGGACCAGTTCGGCCGGGGCGCCCGGCCAGGGCACCGCGTCGGCCGGGCACCCCCCGCGCCCGCCGCCGTCCCCGCCCAGAGGCAGTACGTCACCGTCGCGCAGGACGGGCGGCCCGAGCCCCGAGAGCAGGTCGGCCGACCGGCTGCCGAGCACCCGTTCCGACACCAGGCCGCCGCCGAACGCCAGATAGCCGCGCAGTCCGCGCAGCGCGGGACCCGCCTCCAGCACGGAGCCCTCCGGCACCCGGACGGGCGCACCCCAGGCGGCCGGCCGGCCGTCCACCGTCACCCGGCACACCGCCCCGCCGACGACCACGACGGTGTACGGGGCGCCGGCCGGGCGGACGGCGCAGCCGGTGAGGGTGGTCTCCAGGACGGCGGCGTCCGGCGGGTTCCCGGCGAGCCGGTTGGCCAGGATCCGGGCCGGTCCGTCCAGCGCACCCGCCCGGGGCACGCCGAGATGGGCCCAGCCCCTCCGGCCCGCGTCCTGCACCGTGGTCAGCGCACCGGCCCTGACCACCTCGATCCGCCGGCCCGTCCCGCCCACACCGCCGCCACCGGCCGCCCTGCCCGCCACCTCACCTTCCCCGGCCCGCCGGTTCATCCCGCCTCCACGAACCGCACCCGGACCCCGGGCCCCAGCAGTGCGGCCGGTTCGCGCTCCGGGTCCCACAGGGTGTCCGGCTCCGGCATGTGCCCGACGATCTGCCAGCCGCCGGGTGAAGCGCGCGGGTAGACACCGGTGTAGGGCCCGGCGAGGGCCAGCGCACCGGCGGGCACCCGGGTCCGCGGGGTGGCCCGGCGCGGTACGCCCAGGTGGCCGGGGAGACCGGTGAGGTAACCGAACCCCGGCGCGAACCCGCAGAAGGCCACCCGGAATTCCGTACCGGAGTGGATCCGGGCCACCTCGGCGGTGTCCACCCCCCACGCCCCGGCCACCTCGGCGAGGTCGGGGCCGTCGTAGACCACGGGTATCTCGACGGCCGTACCGGCGCCCCGGGGCAGGGGCGGTACCGCCCAGGTCAGGAGTCTGCGTGCCAGCGTGCGGTCACCGACTCCGTCGAGCAGGACGGTCCGGGCCCCCGGGACGATCTCCCCCACGGCGGGCAGCTCCCCCTCCGCACGGCGGCGCAGCAGTTCCGCGTGGAACGCCTCCGCCGCCTCCCCGGAGCCGCACTCCACCAGCAGCGCGTCCGGCCCGGCCGGCAGCACCCGCAGCCCGGCCGGGCGTGTGTCCCCGCCGGTGCGCCCGCCGGATCCCGCCGGCTCCCGGCGCATCCTCATGTGAACGCCCGTACCGTCACGCCCGCGTCCTCCAGCGCACTCCTGACGCGCCGGGCGAGGGCCGCCGCGCCGGGGGTGTCGCCGTGCACGCACAGCGACCTCGCGCCGACCGGTATCCGGCTGCCGTCGGCGCTGACGACGGTCCGTGCGACCGCCATGCCGACGCTCCGGCGGACGACCTCGTCCGCGTCGTGCACCACCGCGCCCTCCTCGCCGCGCGGTACGAGGGTGCCGCGGGGGGTGTAGGCGCGGTCGGCGAACGCCTCCTCGACCGCGGTGAGGCCCGCCGCGCGGGCGTGGTCGAGGAGCAGCGAGCCGGGCAGGCCCAGGACCGCGGGACGCCCGCCGGCGAGCAGCACCCCGGCGACCACCGCGGCGGCCTGTTCCTCGTCGTGGACGGTGCGGTTGTACAGGGCGCCGTGCGGTTTGACGTACGACACGGTGGAGCCCGCCGCCTCGGCGAACACCCGCAGCGCGCCTATCTGATATGCGGTCTCGGCGGTGAGTTCGGCGGCCGGTACGTCCATGGCGCGGCGCCCGAAACCTGCCAGATCGCGGTAGGAGACCTGGGCCCCGATCCGTACCCCCCGGGCCGCCGCCGCATCGCAGACCCGCCGCATCACGGAGGCGTCACCGGCATGGAAACCGCAGGCCACGTTGGCGCTGGTGACACAGGTCAGCAGCGCCTCGTCCTCGGTGAGGGTCCAGCGCCCGAACCCCTCGCCGAGATCCGCGTTGAGATCCATGGTGCCGGGTCCCACGGTGCCGAGACCCCTGGTGCCGGGCTCCACGGCGTCGAGGCCCCTGGTGCCGGGCTCCACGGTGCCGAGACCCCTGGCGCCGGGCTCCACGGGACCGGGGTCCGGGATGAGGCCACGGGCGGCCGGGTCCCCGCCGCCGTCGGTCCGGTCCGCCCGGTGCGCCGCTTCTGTCACGGCCGCACGCTAACCAGTGGCCGCCTCTCCCGACAAGGCCCCCGGGGCCGCCGCCCCGGCGGGCGGGCGGCTCTACAGTCGCCTTCATGACCGACGCCCAGACACTCCGTATCCGCTGGCAGGACGCCCTCCTGGCCGCCCGGGGCACAGCCTCCGGCCCCGAT
This DNA window, taken from Streptomyces nitrosporeus, encodes the following:
- a CDS encoding copper homeostasis protein CutC; its protein translation is MSNRALLEVIALDAEDAVAAQEGGADRLEVVTDMAADGLTPSPKTVAEIRSAVDIPMRVMLRAADGFAAGDIDVLVEKAREIRAEGAHEFVLGFLDRDGHADLVAVERLVAELDGCRWTFHRAIDRAVDRDALRTHLADVPGLDTYLTAGAATGVDDGIPTLLAEAARAGLPGYEPRIMVGGGLRLDHLPRLLAAGIDAFHIGGAARPDGWSGPVDVAAVREWRATLDA
- a CDS encoding 5-oxoprolinase subunit B family protein, whose protein sequence is MRMRREPAGSGGRTGGDTRPAGLRVLPAGPDALLVECGSGEAAEAFHAELLRRRAEGELPAVGEIVPGARTVLLDGVGDRTLARRLLTWAVPPLPRGAGTAVEIPVVYDGPDLAEVAGAWGVDTAEVARIHSGTEFRVAFCGFAPGFGYLTGLPGHLGVPRRATPRTRVPAGALALAGPYTGVYPRASPGGWQIVGHMPEPDTLWDPEREPAALLGPGVRVRFVEAG
- a CDS encoding lipase family protein: MTRSSSNTSTPHPDRSGLRRRRGTGRLAVAAVAAAACLGAYAVPAASAATETGGTQSVVSRGVTIPAFYTPPAGLPAADGALVRTEPLPLGLSLPGLDGRPLPGTATRLMYKSTDSAGQPVAVTGAYIEPSAAWKGSGPRPLVALASGTMGQGDQCAPSLALQHPLTIGEGTLSIGYDNLAAYRFLAAGAAVVVTDYAGLGTTDRLHTYVNRVDEGHALLDAVRAARGLPGTSLTAASRVGLYGYSQGGGASAAAAELQPLYAPDVELAGTYAGAPPADLTEVMKGIDGSALAGALGWSINGFAQADPSLKPIVEANTNAAGKAALADTATMCVGDAILGYGFTNSKKWTANGKPLADIIAAEPKLRAVLAAQRLGDLKPTGPVRLATGIQDDIVGHEQARRLAVDWCRKGAAVTYEPVILPNLGDKILTNHLTPMLTDQGSAISWMTDRLSGKAAGSNCWSMPIQP
- a CDS encoding HelD family protein; translated protein: MPAHEATTGTEAAAPGAAGDPLARERAHLAASRAALRAMREDVQALDIRDVTANWVNAAVLQAQIDDRIKALADLAHTPLFFGRLDYLHAVGAEAAEGAEGERFYIGRRHVHDAHGDPMVIDWRAPVSQPFYQASRNNPLDVDQRRRFGYTGGELTAYEDEHLSDPDEAEQTSKLLQAEIERPRVGPMRDIVATIQPEQDEIVRSGLGGTVCVQGGPGTGKTAVGLHRVAYLLYAHRERLARTGTLVIGPNRSFLHYIEQVLPALGELEVKQATVEDLVAGRAEVRGTDEAPAAVVKGDARMAEVLRRAIRSHVTPPAEPVVVVRGSRRWRVPAYEIEEMVTELLARDMRYGAAHEALPQRIAHAVLVRMEEAGEAPDDRVQNAVARNPAVKAAVKAIWPAVDPAKLVLRLLTDADFLATHADGLLTEEERKHILMVKPARSVKSARWTAADAVLIDEASDLVARTHSLGHVVVDEAQDLSPMQYRAVGRRCSTGSATVLGDLAQGTTPWSTRSWEQALFHLGKQDAVVEELTAGFRVPREVIAYASRLLPAIAPGLAPVESVREAPGSLTVRAVTGVVPDGDEGGAGGSGGLDAAVVAACEESLGHEGSIGLIAADARVPALAAALTAAGHHYLSPGEETSARSRLTLVPASLAKGLEYDYVVLDEPAAVVGGEPDERTGLRRLYVALTRAVSGLTVLHAAPLPAQLV
- a CDS encoding biotin-dependent carboxyltransferase family protein, which codes for MNRRAGEGEVAGRAAGGGGVGGTGRRIEVVRAGALTTVQDAGRRGWAHLGVPRAGALDGPARILANRLAGNPPDAAVLETTLTGCAVRPAGAPYTVVVVGGAVCRVTVDGRPAAWGAPVRVPEGSVLEAGPALRGLRGYLAFGGGLVSERVLGSRSADLLSGLGPPVLRDGDVLPLGGDGGGRGGCPADAVPWPGAPAELVLPLWPGPRHAWFTPAALHTLTTAVYRVSAQSNRIGLRTEGPPLERSRSGELPSEGMVLGAVQVPPDGRPVVFLNDHPTTGGYPVVGVVAASALPAAAQAVPGTPVRFVAA
- a CDS encoding LamB/YcsF family protein, which produces MDLNADLGEGFGRWTLTEDEALLTCVTSANVACGFHAGDASVMRRVCDAAAARGVRIGAQVSYRDLAGFGRRAMDVPAAELTAETAYQIGALRVFAEAAGSTVSYVKPHGALYNRTVHDEEQAAAVVAGVLLAGGRPAVLGLPGSLLLDHARAAGLTAVEEAFADRAYTPRGTLVPRGEEGAVVHDADEVVRRSVGMAVARTVVSADGSRIPVGARSLCVHGDTPGAAALARRVRSALEDAGVTVRAFT